DNA from candidate division Zixibacteria bacterium HGW-Zixibacteria-1:
ATTCCGGGCGCGCTGGGGTCATTTGGTTACGACGATGAAGGCGTCAAGGCGCAGAGAGCGCCCATCATTAAAGAAGGCGTTCATGTGGGGTATTTAACCAGCCGTGAGACCGCCCCGATAGTCGGAAAACGCTCCAACGGCACTATGCGTGCCGACGGCTGGAATAGGATTCCGCTCATCCGCATGACCAATATCAATCTCGAGCCGGGCGAGTGGGAACTCGATGACCTGATCGCCGATACGAAAAGAGGCATATTCTTCGATATGAACAAAGTCTGGTCGATCGATGACAAACGTCTTAATTTCCAGTTCGGCGTCGAGTGCGCCTGGGAGATCAAGGACGGCAAACTCGGCCGGATGTTCAAGAACCCTCTCTATACCGGGATGACTCCCAAATTCTGGAACTCCTGCGATGCCATCTGTAACCACAAACACTGGCGAGTCTGGGGTGTCCCCAACTGCGGCAAAGGTGAACCGATGCAAACCGCCCGCGTGGCCCATGGTACCGCGCCGACAAGGTTCCGTAAAGTGAAAGTGGGGGTGAGCAAATGATAGGCAAAGAAAAACTGTTTTCGACTTTCGAAAATGTCGTCAAGTCAAGCAAGGCCGATGAAACCGAAATTACTTTCGTCGGCAATGAAACCGGCCTGACCCGCTTCGCCAATTCGACCATTCATCAGAATGTGAACGAAACCAATGCGCAGGTCCTGATTCGGACCGTCATCGGCAAGAAAATCGGCGTCGCTTCGACCAACTCGATTGCTCTGAATGATCTCAAGGCAACCCTGAAAAATTCGCTGGAAATTGCCAAGTTCCAGCGTGACAATAAGTATTTCGACGGCCTTCCGGGGCCGGCCGAGTACGCTAAAATCAATACCTACTTCGAAAATACGGCCGACTACAAACCGAAGGATCGCGCCCGCCAGGTGAAGAGGATTTTCGTCCGCGGCAACCGGCGCAAGTACACCATGGCCGGCGCATTTTCGACCGGTGAGGGCGAGGTGGCGGTCTTCAACACCAAAGGGGTCCGCTGCTATCAGCCTCTGACCGGTTCCAGCATCAATATTATCGCCATGTCGAAGAACTCATCGGGTTATGCCTCGGGCACATCGCGCGATGTCAACAATATCGATCCGGTGGCGCTGGCCGATATCGCCGTCGAGAAGGCCCGGTTGTCAAAGTATCCGAAGAAGATTAAGCCGGGTGATTATGAAGTCATTTTGGAGCCGTCGGCTATCGCCGAAGCCTTCGAATGGCTCAACTATGTCGGGTTCAATTCGAGAGCTTTCATGGAAAAGCGTTCGTTTCTGGCCGAGAATATCGGCAAGAAGATCATGCATGAATCGATAACTATCTTCGATGACGGCAACGATCCATCGGGTATTGCGCTGCCGTTTGATTTTGAAGGTGTCCCGAAAAAGAAAGTCTATTTTGTCGATAAGGGCGTCGGCAAGGGCGTGGTCTGGGACCGGCTGACCGGCAAGAAACACGGCGTTCCCTCCACCGGTCATGCCTTGACCGCCGATAATCACGGCGAAGGTGCTA
Protein-coding regions in this window:
- a CDS encoding TldD/PmbA family protein, whose translation is MIGKEKLFSTFENVVKSSKADETEITFVGNETGLTRFANSTIHQNVNETNAQVLIRTVIGKKIGVASTNSIALNDLKATLKNSLEIAKFQRDNKYFDGLPGPAEYAKINTYFENTADYKPKDRARQVKRIFVRGNRRKYTMAGAFSTGEGEVAVFNTKGVRCYQPLTGSSINIIAMSKNSSGYASGTSRDVNNIDPVALADIAVEKARLSKYPKKIKPGDYEVILEPSAIAEAFEWLNYVGFNSRAFMEKRSFLAENIGKKIMHESITIFDDGNDPSGIALPFDFEGVPKKKVYFVDKGVGKGVVWDRLTGKKHGVPSTGHALTADNHGEGAIGLNIFIGTGDKTEEEMISSVERGILVTRFHYVNGLIDPPKAVLTGMTRDGTFLIENGQIKHGIKNLRFTDSMLRAFSTVKGISKERKLVPSWWDAVGCIAAPTIHLGSLKFTGTTDF